From Nocardioides daedukensis, the proteins below share one genomic window:
- the helR gene encoding RNA polymerase recycling motor ATPase HelR: MHAFNLPEALTAKADPQLVATDQQHFAAIEQSLTDSIAELTERLDQERRRPGGHGQAAMDRDQEIHRINARLKVLRRFTLDLCLGRIVSDDQAEPTYVGRLGLTDRTGKRLLVDWRSPAAEPFFAATHAQPMGLASRRRYRWTRGQVTDYWDEVFTADGLEGHAALDDQSALIATLGGNRSEQMRDVLGTIQSDQDAIIRAGSRGALVVDGGPGTGKTVVALHRAAYLMYADPRLEQRRGGILFVGPHQPYLNYVADVLPSLGEEGVQVCTLRDLVPEGAKAPDETDAEVARIKADARMVAAIEPGVRLYEEPPTEGMEVETQWADVWVSTADWAEAFGAPDPGTPHNEAREVVWEALLDILVDKHEADEDVTDELVRRSLARHAGLREAFTKAWPLLDARDLVGDLWEVKAYLRMCAPWLTEDEVRLLQRRDARAWTTSDLPLLDAAVQRLGDPETERRNRRHKRAVAAERAEMAKVVDHLIANDDSDLKLMSMLKVADAQSVIIDEAAIDPSSTDRLAGPFAHVVVDEAQELTDAEWQMLILRCPSRSFTIVGDRAQARHGFTETWAERLERVGIDQVTMAGLSINYRTPEEVMAEAEPVIRAKLPDANVPTSIRSSGIPVLHASTAERDRILEEWLAGNAQGEGIACVIGDPTFEETGRIRSLSPTLVKGLEFDLVVLVGPDRFGEGIEGAVDRYVAMTRATQRLVVLT, translated from the coding sequence ATGCATGCGTTCAACCTGCCCGAAGCACTCACCGCCAAGGCAGACCCACAGCTCGTCGCCACCGACCAGCAGCACTTCGCCGCCATCGAGCAGAGCCTCACCGACTCGATCGCCGAGCTGACCGAGCGGCTCGACCAGGAGCGCCGCAGGCCCGGAGGCCACGGGCAGGCCGCGATGGACCGCGACCAGGAGATCCATCGCATCAACGCGCGACTCAAGGTGTTGAGGAGGTTCACCCTCGACCTCTGCCTGGGCCGGATCGTCAGCGACGATCAAGCGGAGCCCACCTACGTCGGACGTCTCGGGCTGACCGACCGCACCGGCAAGCGCCTGCTGGTCGACTGGCGATCACCCGCGGCCGAGCCGTTCTTCGCCGCCACCCACGCCCAGCCGATGGGCCTGGCCAGCAGGCGCCGCTATCGCTGGACCCGCGGCCAGGTCACCGACTACTGGGACGAGGTCTTCACCGCCGACGGCCTCGAGGGCCACGCGGCGCTCGACGACCAGTCCGCCTTAATCGCCACCCTCGGCGGCAACCGCTCCGAGCAGATGCGCGACGTGCTGGGCACGATCCAGTCCGACCAGGACGCGATCATCCGGGCCGGGTCCCGCGGTGCGTTGGTGGTCGACGGTGGTCCGGGGACCGGCAAGACGGTCGTGGCGCTGCACCGTGCGGCCTACCTCATGTATGCCGACCCCCGCCTCGAGCAGCGCCGCGGCGGCATCCTCTTCGTGGGGCCGCACCAGCCCTACCTCAACTATGTCGCCGACGTCCTGCCCAGCCTCGGCGAGGAGGGAGTGCAGGTCTGCACGCTGCGCGACCTCGTCCCGGAGGGCGCCAAGGCGCCCGACGAGACCGATGCCGAGGTGGCACGGATCAAGGCGGACGCGCGCATGGTCGCCGCGATCGAGCCCGGCGTACGCCTCTATGAGGAGCCTCCCACCGAGGGCATGGAGGTCGAGACCCAGTGGGCCGATGTCTGGGTCAGCACGGCCGACTGGGCCGAGGCGTTCGGCGCACCGGACCCGGGCACCCCGCACAACGAGGCGCGCGAGGTGGTCTGGGAGGCACTGCTCGACATCCTCGTAGACAAGCACGAGGCCGACGAGGACGTCACGGACGAGCTGGTACGCCGCTCCCTGGCCCGCCACGCCGGCCTGCGGGAGGCCTTCACCAAGGCGTGGCCGTTGCTCGATGCACGCGATCTCGTCGGCGACCTGTGGGAGGTGAAGGCCTATCTGCGGATGTGCGCACCCTGGCTCACCGAGGACGAGGTCCGGCTGCTCCAGCGCCGGGACGCGCGCGCCTGGACGACCTCCGACCTGCCCCTCCTCGACGCCGCCGTCCAACGGCTCGGCGACCCGGAGACCGAGCGCCGCAACCGCCGGCACAAGCGTGCGGTGGCTGCTGAGCGTGCGGAGATGGCCAAGGTCGTCGACCACCTGATCGCCAACGACGACTCGGATCTCAAGCTGATGTCGATGCTCAAGGTCGCCGACGCGCAGAGCGTGATCATCGACGAGGCCGCCATCGACCCGAGCAGCACCGACCGGCTGGCCGGCCCGTTCGCACACGTCGTCGTCGACGAGGCCCAGGAGCTCACCGACGCCGAGTGGCAGATGTTGATCCTGAGGTGCCCCTCCCGCAGCTTCACCATCGTCGGCGACCGCGCCCAGGCCCGCCACGGGTTCACCGAGACCTGGGCCGAGCGGCTCGAGCGGGTCGGGATCGACCAGGTGACGATGGCCGGGCTGAGCATCAACTACCGCACCCCGGAGGAGGTGATGGCCGAGGCCGAGCCGGTGATCCGGGCCAAGCTGCCCGACGCCAACGTGCCGACCTCGATCCGCAGCAGCGGCATCCCCGTCCTCCACGCCAGCACAGCAGAGCGCGACCGGATCCTGGAGGAGTGGCTCGCCGGGAACGCCCAGGGGGAGGGGATCGCCTGCGTCATCGGGGACCCGACGTTCGAGGAGACCGGGCGGATCCGGTCGCTGAGCCCCACTCTGGTCAAGGGTCTCGAGTTCGACCTCGTCGTGCTGGTCGGGCCGGACCGGTTCGGCGAGGGCATCGAGGGCGCGGTCGACCGCTATGTCGCGATGACGCGGGCCACCCAGCGCCTGGTGGTCCTCACCTGA